The following coding sequences are from one Scomber scombrus chromosome 20, fScoSco1.1, whole genome shotgun sequence window:
- the LOC134002531 gene encoding uncharacterized protein LOC134002531: MEEAEDRIAVVGIGCNFPGGEGLENFWKVLMNGRNCSVPIPKERFDLTRWYDPDDTKAGKSCTAKAALIDGFNEFDHKFFGITDSEVEQMDPQQKQVLQCVYRALENAGIPTEKASGTRTGVFFGLMNRDYETNAAHVHPSVINHWTGTGLAMSIAANRVSYIFNFTGPSLSIDCACSSSLVALHLACQSIKQGDCNMAVCGGVNCIIEPRVFVALSKAKMISPEGTSKPFSSRADGYGRGEGCGVVLLKPLKKAIQDHDHIWGIISKTAVNQDGHAVTPITKPSMTQQEELLRRIYSQCDLTNVQYIEAHGTGTQVGDLTEAQSISNVIAKARPPGTETLRIGSVKGNIGHTESAAGVAGLIKVLLMMKHETIVPSVFYSEETASVDAKALNITVPKEVERWEASGVRIAGVNNFGFGGTNAHAIVKQYKLCHTEQKSDRKQAKYFVLSANSPKSLTLMIEDTINQLHEDCKVDLNSLLYTSACRRSHLKHKYRKAIEVSSIVDLKEKLSAAVDKTFGPSYSDPRLVFVLCGNGVIYHGMCKQLLKHEPVFRGKIKEIAQSFQRLSALNILETLESEFESSDFKNPDVVQPLIFAIQVGITTLLRHWGVKPDAILGHSVGEVAAAHCSGLLSLEDAVKVIYFRSTLQTKVTGGKMLVISNMAVSEVASLLPKYSGRICLAAFNSPQSCTLSGDTDAIERFHMELSTTANSQNLFLRVLDVPAAYHSHMMDPILPKINETIGSLQVNDLHTELFSTVTGKEAHQGDFCTGEYWARNIREPVAFEEAVRSATKGKKNTVFVEIGPRRALQRNIMESLGNDTAVLASVQPEKDRETIMSVVSKLFELGVQVDWNTFYTGYETIPLPFPKYQFDCSDKDIIIGAAQTHTGSNHPVLRLSGSGSNIFSCDLMSDSSFYLKEHKHNNIPIIPGAFYAELGLAAFIATAKPKVPLNSLQLSVNFHNPFVFTQNSPEMKVQLEQRKKETSFTVFSSSAMYASGTVVSKKERLIEVQSILLSSIYKRCTSVVSSKEFYGYLSQGGFQYGDVFNNKGNVHYGEDLKEAFAVVTVPEELQSQLHDYCVHPVVLDYLMQLLPVTVEHIFAGRPGFPAKIGSLTVLEPLQDEMIVYLRATDVGVDHFEVCGCFADKEGRVLVEVKHVMVKHLGSPSNVVEEYFYHNDFSVIPEGMKSAPPPNALVFWDSMGISKGLQQHLDSRSRYISFTHAKDILSYEFPALLANLNITDIEKNFDEVLFLWGKENLTSLAADVVLQNLTNCCETFRQIVLELKRIHFPNSIRVITYCSSDITLDHINPGFALAGMTRSFAAEIPELSFQLVDISTISAEDIAALCDVLRSYPCSKYPELVVKDGLILKPSIVRTPPEITNSSQGSFTSNMSEPCIFQTADAHKMTHLSAIHFDKGVQPIRDGSVEIRPTKICVHSSDYFPVSASDLKFGQTLYWDKHSSQNHKLLILDFSGTITAVGKYVRKLKVGDQVACCYPVVAASKVRVPEDVCYSTKRFLCLRKTPCVSYFVLAWEILHQALPRAKHHLGIISSVPDSALMKVLALTSRKSGWNVIVKTQRHGYFVDVNQLDTFIVLPPYDESLIAKICKIPGVKYVVIISEFQTPSLLAQDVFQSIKENVHVQTIHMPVILQKGSLSAKGPYIDHWLKSLNLSRTFSLESFTFQNMKSESITIHSEEPETYFNSRKLAVVALERGIKSTLCDIPLLPTKKQLFQKRAVYIVAGGLSGLGFETVKFISQRGGEYIVILSRSKPTPDVKKEICEVEKLCGNCITTMQCDISVSEHVHKVISGINLKFPGCPIRGVFHSAVVLHDGLIETLNRSLYEKVLKPKVNGALNLHHATVSCQLDYFVCYSSISAFLGNASQTNYAAANTFLDMFCQYRRKLGMPGQSINWGALNLGLLLNKEHYQQFLEAKGMMVLNVAEIHQSLEQCLVINRPQQAVCRFHFRNIRHNILSQNVALTLRLSTLVEEAFQKSKETDSPKQTNSVSPKDYVASLLIETISVDKSELKDESLLSSLGIDSMQAMTLQNLIFQRRGVNVPLVMLLDPNATLSTVVAILSEKSGDENVSDNQESLPAEDINDVSTRL, from the exons GAGAAGGGCTTGAAAATTTCTGGAAGGTTTTGATGAATGGGAGAAACTGTTCTGTGCCAATTCCCAAGGAGAGATTTGACTTAACGAGGTGGTATGACCCTGACGACACCAAAGCGGGTAAATCCTGCACAGCCAAGGCTGCTCTCATTGATGG ttTCAATGAATTTGACCACAAGTTCTTCGGCATCACTGACAGTGAAGTGGAACAAATGGATCCACAACAAAAACAGGTCCTTCAGTGTGTCTACAGGGCTTTAGAAAATGCTGGAATTCCAACGGAGAAGGCCAGTGGGACCAGGACGGGAGTTTTTTTTg GCCTTATGAACAGAGATTATGAAACAAATGCTGCACATGTGCACCCAAGTGTGATCAATCACTGGACTGGCACAGGGCTCGCCATGAGTATAGCAGCAAACAGAGTTTCCTACATCTTCAACTTCACTGGACCCTCACTGTCCATCGACTGTGCCTGCTCGTCATCCCTTGTGGCTCTTCATCTTGCCTGTCAATCCATTAAACAAG GAGATTGTAACATGGCTGTGTGTGGCGGCGTCAACTGTATCATAGAGCCAAGAGTGTTTGTTGCTCTCAGCAAGGCCAAGATGATTTCACCTGAAGGGACGAGCAAACCTTTCTCCAGCAGGGCAGATGGCTATGGTAGAGGAGAAGGCTGCGGTGTTGTTCTCCTGAAGCCACTGAAAAAG gctATACAAGACCATGACCATATCTGGGGTATCATCAGCAAAACAGCTGTCAACCAAGATGGTCACGCAGTAACGCCAATCACCAAACCCTCCATGACACAACAAGAGGAGCTGCTGCGAAGAATCTACTCACAGTGCGACCTCACAAATGTCCAGTACATAGAGGCACATGGGACTGGGACCCAAGTTGGAGACCTGACAGAGGCACAAAGCATCTCAAACGTCATTGCTAAAGCCAGACCTCCTGGGACAGAGACATTGCGGATTGGCTCTGTGAAGGGTAACATTGGGCACACAGAATCTGCTGCTGGGGTGGCAGGACTCATTAAGGTCCTACTAATGATGAAGCATGAGACCATTGTTCCTTCAGTTTTCTACTCTGAAGAGACTGCCAGTGTAGATGCCAAAGCCCTGAATATCACAGTTCCTAAGGAAGTAGAAAGGTGGGAAGCTTCTGGTGTTAGAATTGCAGGAGTGAACAACTTTGGTTTTGGGGGTACAAATGCCCATGCCATTGTCAAACAGTACAAACTGTGTCATACTGAGCAAAAGAGTGACAGGAAGCAGGCAAAGTATTTTGTCTTATCAGCAAATTCACCAAAATCCCTCACTCTGATGATAGAAGACACCATAAACCAGCTACACGAAGATTGCAAAGTTGATTTAAACTCTCTGTTGTACACATCAGCTTGCAGGAGAAGCCACCTGAAACACAAATACAGGAAGGCCATTGAGGTTTCATCCATAGTCGATCTTAAAGAGAAGCTAAGTGCTGCCGTTGACAAAACTTTTGGCCCCTCCTATTCAGATCCAAGGTTAGTGTTTGTCCTCTGTGGAAATGGTGTCATTTATCATGGCATGTGCAAGCAGCTACTCAAACACGAGCCTGTATTCAGAGGTAAGATCAAAGAGATTGCACAATCTTTCCAGAGGCTGAGTGCGCTGAACATCTTGGAGACACTTGAGAGCGAGTTTGAGAGTAGTGACTTCAAAAACCCAGATGTTGTCCAACCTCTCATCTTCGCTATCCAGGTTGGCATTACAACCCTACTCAGACACTGGGGTGTCAAGCCTGACGCAATATTGGGTCACTCTGTTGGTGAGGTTGCAGCCGCTCACTGCTCTGGCCTCTTGTCTCTTGAAGATGCAGTAAAGGTTATCTATTTCCGCAGCACTCTCCAGACAAAAGTCACAGGGGGGAAAATGCTTGTAATCAGCAATATGGCTGTATCAGAGGTCGCTTCTCTTCTCCCTAAATACTCTGGTAGAATTTGCCTTGCTGCTTTCAACAGCCCACAGTCCTGCACCCTCTCAGGTGATACAGATGCAATAGAACGCTTTCACATGGAGCTAAGCACCACAGCCAACAGTCAGAATCTGTTCCTCCGTGTTCTGGATGTCCCTGCTGCTTATCACAGCCACATGATGGATCCAATTCTGCCAAAAATCAACGAGACAATTGGTTCCTTACAGGTAAATGATCTCCACACAGAGTTGTTCTCAACAGTGACGGGCAAGGAAGCACATCAGGGTGATTTCTGCACAGGTGAATATTGGGCAAGAAACATTCGCGAGCCAGTGGCTTTTGAGGAAGCGGTGAGGTCAGCAAccaaaggaaaaaagaacacaGTTTTTGTAGAGATTGGGCCAAGAAGAGCGCTACAGAGAAATATCATGGAATCTTTGGGTAATGACACAGCTGTTCTCGCTTCGGTACAGCCAGAGAAAGATCGAGAAACAATCATGTCAGTTGTTTCTAAGCTGTTCGAGCTGGGTGTTCAGGTAGATTGGAACACATTCTACACAGGATACGAGACCATACCACTGCCTTTCCCAAAATATCAGTTTGACTGCTCAGACAAGGATATTATCATAGGAgcagcacagacacatacaggAAGTAATCACCCTGTCCTCCGTCTGAGTGGAAGTGGAAGCAACATTTTCAGCTGTGATCTTATGTCTGATTCTTCTTTCTACCTGAAagagcacaaacacaacaacataccCATCATCCCTGGGGCCTTCTATGCTGAATTGGGTTTAGCCGCATTTATAGCCACTGCCAAACCAAAAGTCCCACTCAATTCACTACAGCTCAGTGTCAATTTTCACAATCCATTTGTTTTTACCCAAAATTCACCAGAAATGAAAGTGCAACtagaacaaagaaagaaagaaactagTTTCACTGTATTCTCCTCATCTGCAATGTATGCATCAGGCACAGTGGTTTCAAAGAAAGAGAGGCTGATTGAGGTGCAGTCCATTTTGCTAAGCTCCATCTACAAAAGATGCACATCTGTAGTGAGTTCTAAGGAATTTTATGGGTATCTCTCTCAAGGAGGCTTTCAGTATGGAGATGTCTTCAATAATAAGGGGAATGTGCACTATGGGGAAGATCTGAAAGAGGCATTTGCAGTTGTCACAGTTCCAGAGGAACTGCAGTCTCAGTTGCATGATTACTGTGTTCATCCTGTTGTGCTGGATTACCTGATGCAGCTTCTCCCAGTCACAGTCGAGCACATTTTTGCTGGTAGACCAGGATTTCCTGCAAAAATAGGAAGTTTGACAGTCTTGGAACCCTTGCAAGATGAGATGATTGTCTATCTGAGAGCAACTGATGTGGGTGTTGATCACTTTGAGGTCTGTGGCTGCTTTGCAGATAAAGAAGGCAGAGTATTGGTTGAGGTTAAGCATGTGATGGTCAAGCACCTTGGCAGTCCTTCTAATGTGGTTGAGGAGTACTTCTACCATAATGACTTTAGTGTCATCCCTGAAGGTATGAAATCTGCTCCTCCTCCTAATGCCTTGGTCTTTTGGGATAGTATGGGGATCTCTAAAGGCCTACAGCAACATTTGGACTCAAGGTCTAGATACATTTCCTTCACACATGCAAAAGACATCTTGAGCTATGAGTTCCCTGCTCTGTTGGCAAACCTCAATATCACAGACATTGAGAAAAACTTTGACGAGGTCTTATTTTTGTGGGGCAAAGAAAACCTCACTTCACTGGCAGCAGATGTTGTCCTGCAGAATTTGACGAACTGCTGTGAGACTTTCCGCCAAATAGTTCTTGAGCTCAAGAGAATTCACTTCCCAAACTCCATCAGAGTGATAACCTACTGTTCATCTGACATCACATTAGACCACATAAATCCAGGTTTTGCACTTGCTGGCATGACAAGATCTTTTGCTGCAGAGATACCAGAGCTTTCATTTCAGTTGGTTGATATAAGCACTATCTCTGCTGAGGACATTGCTGCTCTTTGTGATGTCTTAAGATCGTATCCTTGCAGCAAGTACCCAGAATTGGTGGTAAAAGACGGGCTGATTCTAAAACCTTCTATTGTGCGTACCCCACCTGAGATAACTAACAGCTCACAGGGCAGTTTTACCTCTAACATGTCTGAACCCTGCATCTTTCAGACAGCTGATGCACATAAGATGACTCATTTGAGTGCGATTCATTTTGACAAGGGGGTGCAGCCAATTCGTGATGGATCAGTTGAAATTCGGCCCACTAAGAtatgtgttcattcatcagattACTTCCCTGTAAGTGCCTCAGATCTGAAATTTGGCCAGACACTATACTGGGACAAACACTCCTCACAGAACCACAAGCTACTGATCCTTGATTTCAGTGGTACTATAACAGCAGTCGGAAAATATGTCAGGAAGTTGAAAGTGGGAGACCAAGTTGCTTGCTGTTATCCTGTGGTGGCAGCCAGCAAAGTTAGAGTTCCAGAGGATGTGTGCTACAGCACCAAACGCTTCCTGTGCCTTAGAAAAACACCCTGTGTTTCCTATTTTGTGCTTGCTTGGGAAATCCTGCATCAAGCCTTGCCTAGAGCCAAACATCATCTAGGAATCATATCCTCTGTCCCTGACTCTGCTCTGATGAAAGTCTTGGCACTCACTTCTCGCAAGTCTGGTTGGAATGTGATAGTTAAAACACAACGACATGGCTATTTTGTAGATGTCAATCAGCTAGACACATTCATTGTCCTACCTCCATATGATGAATCCCTGATTGCTAAAATCTGCAAAATTCCTGGTGTCAAATATGTTGTCATCATCTCTGAATTTCAGACGCCGTCTCTGCTTGCTCAGGATGTATTCCAAAGTATAAAGGAAAATGTTCATGTGCAGACAATTCACATGCCAGTCATCTTACAAAAGGGATCATTGAGTGCAAAAGGGCCATACATTGATCACTGGCTCAAGTCCTTGAACTTGAGCAGGACATTTTCTCTTGAAAGCTTTACCTTTCAGAATATGAAATCTGAAAGCATCACAATTCATTCAGAGGAACCAGAAACATACTTCAACTCAAGGAAACTGGCTGTTGTGGCTCTAGAAAGAGGTATCAAGAGTACACTATGTGACATTCCATTGctgccaacaaaaaaacagcttttccaAAAGAGAGCAGTGTACATTGTGGCAGGTGGTCTCTCTGGTCTGGGCTTTGAAACGGTCAAATTCATCTCGCAAAGAGGGGGTGAGTACATTGTCATACTCTCCAGGAGCAAGCCCACTCCAGATGTGAAAAAAGAGATATGCGAAGTGGAAAAACTGTGTGGGAACTGCATAACTACCATGCAGTGTGACATATCTGTCTCTGAGCATGTGCACAAGGTTATCAGTGGCATCAACCTGAAATTCCCTGGTTGTCCAATCAGAGGAGTGTTTCACAGTGCAGTGGTCTTGCATGATGGGCTGATTGAGACCCTTAACAGATCTCTCTATGAGAAAGTTCTCAAACCCAAAGTAAACGGTGCACTTAATTTGCACCATGCAACAGTGAGCTGTCAGTTAGATTACTTTGTGTGTTACTCCTCCATCTCTGCTTTTCTTGGAAACGCATCACAAACAAACTATGCAGCAGCCAATACATTCCTCGATATGTTTTGTCAGTACAGGCGCAAACTCGGTATGCCAGGACAGTCTATCAACTGGGGAGCTCTGAACCTGGGGCTTCTCCTGAACAAGGAGCATTACCAGCAATTTCTGGAGGCAAAGGGGATGATGGTGTTGAATGTGGCTGAAATTCACCAAAGTCTGGAGCAATGCCTTGTGATCAACCGACCCCAACAGGCTGTTTGCAGGTTTCACTTCAGAAATATCAGACACAACATCCTCTCTCAAAATGTGGCCTTGACCCTGCGCCTGTCCACGTTAGTAGAGGAAGCTTTTCAAAAGTCCAAAGAGACAGATTCTCCAAAACAAACCAATTCTGTCTCACCAAAAGACTATGTTGCCTCACTACTTATAGAGACCATTAGCGTGGACAAGAGTGAGCTGAAAGACGAATCACTTCTTTCATCCTTAGGCATTGACTCCATGCAGGCCATGACTCTGCAAAATCTCATCTTTCAAAGGAGAGGTGTGAATGTGCCTTTAGTGATGTTGTTGGATCCCAATGCCACGCTGTCAACAGTGGTAGCTATACTGAGTGAAAAATCTGGAGACGAAAATGTCAGCGATAACCAAGAGTCCCTTCCAGCTGAGGACATAAATGATGTTTCGACCagattataa